The Streptomyces kanamyceticus genome window below encodes:
- a CDS encoding VOC family protein yields the protein MSVLDSPIPRFHLAVPVDDLVAARRFYGGVLGLEQGRSADTWIDWNLHGHQFVTHLAPERARRLHNPVDGHDVPVPHFGLILTVPVFDELAGRLRAAGTEFVIEPYVRFAGQTGEQRTMFLLDPAGNALEFKAFTDDSQVFAA from the coding sequence ATGAGCGTTCTCGACTCTCCGATACCCCGGTTCCACCTGGCGGTGCCGGTCGACGACCTGGTGGCGGCGCGCCGCTTCTACGGCGGCGTACTCGGTCTGGAGCAGGGCCGCAGCGCGGACACCTGGATCGACTGGAACCTGCACGGCCACCAGTTCGTCACGCACCTCGCACCCGAGCGGGCGCGGCGCCTCCACAATCCGGTCGACGGACACGACGTCCCCGTGCCGCACTTCGGACTGATCCTGACCGTCCCCGTCTTCGACGAACTCGCCGGGCGGCTGCGCGCGGCGGGCACCGAGTTCGTCATCGAGCCCTACGTCCGCTTCGCGGGGCAGACCGGCGAGCAGCGGACGATGTTCCTCCTCGACCCTGCGGGCAACGCGCTCGAGTTCAAGGCCTTCACCGACGACTCCCAGGTCTTCGCCGCCTGA
- a CDS encoding geranyl diphosphate 2-C-methyltransferase — protein sequence MTSTELTATDAPVRIPGPTTPYQGDIARYWDGEARPVNLRLGDVDGLYHHHYGIGEVDRTALGDPEDSESEKKLIAELHRLESAQADCLLGHLGDIGSDDTLVDAGCGRGGSMVMAHQRFGCKVEGVTLSAKQAEFANRRAQELRIQDHVRARVCNMLATPFETGQAAASWNNESSMYVDLQDLFAEHSRVLKVGGRYVTITGCWNPRYGQPSKWVSQINAHFECNIHSRREYLRAMADNRLVPQAVVDLTRDTLPYWELRATSSLVTGIEEAFINSYKDGSFQYLLIAADRV from the coding sequence GTGACCAGCACCGAACTCACCGCCACCGACGCCCCCGTACGCATCCCCGGCCCGACGACGCCCTATCAAGGGGACATCGCCCGCTACTGGGACGGGGAAGCCAGGCCCGTGAACCTGCGTCTCGGCGATGTCGACGGTCTTTACCACCATCACTACGGCATCGGTGAGGTCGACCGCACCGCGCTCGGCGACCCCGAGGACAGCGAGAGCGAGAAGAAGCTGATCGCCGAGCTCCACAGGCTGGAGTCGGCGCAGGCCGACTGCCTGCTCGGGCACCTCGGCGACATCGGGAGCGACGACACCCTGGTGGACGCGGGCTGCGGGCGCGGTGGCTCGATGGTGATGGCGCACCAGCGCTTCGGCTGCAAGGTCGAAGGCGTCACGCTCTCGGCCAAGCAGGCCGAGTTCGCCAACCGGCGCGCCCAGGAACTCCGCATCCAGGACCACGTCCGCGCCCGCGTCTGCAACATGCTCGCCACGCCCTTCGAGACCGGGCAGGCCGCGGCCTCGTGGAACAACGAGTCGAGCATGTACGTCGACCTCCAGGACCTGTTCGCCGAGCACTCACGCGTGCTCAAGGTCGGCGGCCGCTACGTGACCATCACCGGCTGCTGGAACCCGCGCTACGGCCAGCCCTCGAAGTGGGTCTCCCAGATCAACGCGCACTTCGAGTGCAACATCCACTCGCGCAGGGAGTATCTGCGCGCCATGGCCGACAACCGCCTCGTGCCGCAGGCCGTCGTCGACCTCACCCGCGACACGCTGCCCTACTGGGAGCTGCGGGCCACGTCCTCGCTGGTCACGGGGATCGAGGAGGCGTTCATCAACTCCTACAAGGACGGTTCGTTCCAGTACCTGCTGATCGCGGCCGACCGGGTCTGA
- a CDS encoding family 2 encapsulin nanocompartment cargo protein terpene cyclase, which produces MSAPELTPPQSSPPEAAAPFGAHVLADAAARACDIKAATGAVPCASAVPDPPAPSVPAQPDPTPDVDLARILRGPSGLGTLGLRLGPREEPPAAPEPPAAEGKAIPGLYHHPVPEPDPARVEEVSRRIKSWALDEVSLYPDDWEEQFDGFSVGRYMVGCHPDAPTIDHLMIATRLMVAENALDDCYCEDHGGSPVGLGGRLLLAHTALDPLYTTAEYQPQWADSLYADAPRRAYRSAMEYFVQTASPAQSDRFRHDMARLHLGYLAEAAWSQEDHVPEVWEYLAMRQFNNFRPCPTITDTVGGYELPADLQARPDVQKVIALAGNATTIVNDLYSYTKELDAPGRHLNLPVVIAEREGLSDRDAYLKSVEVHNDLMHDFETEAAAVAAACPVPNVQRFLRGVAAWVDGNHHWHRTNTYRYSLPDFW; this is translated from the coding sequence ATGTCCGCGCCTGAGCTGACACCTCCGCAGTCGAGCCCGCCCGAGGCGGCCGCCCCCTTCGGGGCGCACGTCCTCGCCGACGCCGCGGCTCGCGCCTGCGACATCAAGGCCGCGACCGGCGCGGTGCCCTGCGCCTCGGCCGTGCCCGATCCGCCCGCACCGTCCGTGCCCGCGCAGCCGGATCCGACACCTGACGTCGACCTGGCGCGGATCCTGCGGGGCCCCAGCGGCCTGGGCACCCTGGGCCTGCGGCTGGGTCCGCGCGAAGAACCGCCCGCGGCACCGGAACCACCGGCGGCCGAGGGCAAGGCCATCCCCGGCCTCTACCACCACCCGGTGCCCGAACCCGACCCCGCGCGGGTCGAGGAGGTCAGCCGGCGGATCAAGTCCTGGGCGCTGGACGAGGTCTCCCTCTATCCCGACGACTGGGAGGAGCAGTTCGACGGCTTCTCCGTGGGCCGCTACATGGTCGGCTGCCATCCGGACGCGCCCACGATCGACCACCTGATGATCGCCACCCGCCTGATGGTGGCCGAGAACGCGCTGGACGACTGCTACTGCGAGGACCACGGGGGCTCGCCCGTCGGTCTCGGCGGGCGCCTGCTCCTCGCGCACACCGCCCTCGACCCGCTGTACACGACCGCGGAGTACCAGCCGCAGTGGGCCGATTCGCTGTACGCGGACGCGCCACGGCGCGCGTACCGCTCCGCCATGGAGTACTTCGTCCAGACGGCGAGCCCCGCCCAGAGCGACCGGTTCCGGCACGACATGGCCCGGCTGCACCTGGGCTACCTCGCCGAGGCCGCCTGGTCCCAGGAGGACCACGTACCCGAGGTGTGGGAGTACCTGGCGATGCGCCAGTTCAACAACTTCCGCCCCTGCCCGACCATCACCGACACCGTCGGCGGCTACGAACTGCCCGCCGACCTCCAGGCCAGGCCGGACGTGCAGAAGGTCATCGCACTCGCGGGAAACGCGACGACCATCGTCAACGACCTCTACTCCTACACCAAGGAACTCGACGCTCCCGGCCGGCACCTGAATCTGCCCGTCGTGATCGCCGAACGAGAGGGCCTCTCCGACCGGGACGCCTATCTGAAGTCGGTCGAGGTCCACAACGACCTCATGCACGACTTCGAGACCGAAGCCGCCGCCGTGGCCGCCGCCTGTCCCGTACCGAACGTGCAGCGCTTCCTGCGGGGCGTGGCCGCGTGGGTCGACGGCAATCACCACTGGCACCGGACCAACACCTATCGCTACAGCCTGCCCGACTTCTGGTAG
- a CDS encoding family 2B encapsulin nanocompartment shell protein — MTVDSSPETRLEPPKPSSLGTAAARNLATTTKSAPQMQEITSRWLLRMLPWVETKGGAYRVNRRLSYTVGDGTVEFVQDGATVRVIPRELGELALLRGYDDVDVLTAIAGRCVQRDFRAGETLVERGAPADQLHLIAHGRISQTSEGGYGDEVELDVLADGDQFGEHVLLDEDARWEVTATAETSGTLLTLSRADFAAVRSTAPGLRDHLEEFTSRSQRRQNHRGEAEIAMSAGHVGEHALPGAFVDYELKPREYELSVAQTILRIHTRVADLYNGPMNQTKEQLRLTIEALRERQEHELVNNREFGLLHNADFKQRLQPHSGPPTPDDLDELLCRRRGSKFFLAHPKTIAAIGREFNARGLYPDHVDLGGQQVPAWRGVPILPCGKIPITEEKTSSILCMRTGEENQGVIGLHQTGLPDEYEPGLSVRFMGLNEQAITSYLVSTYYSAAILVPDAVGVLENVQIARWPR; from the coding sequence ATGACTGTTGACTCGAGCCCGGAAACGCGGCTGGAACCTCCCAAGCCGTCCAGCCTGGGCACGGCGGCCGCCCGCAACCTCGCCACCACCACCAAATCCGCCCCGCAGATGCAGGAGATCACCTCCCGCTGGCTGCTGCGGATGCTCCCCTGGGTGGAGACCAAGGGCGGCGCGTACCGGGTGAACCGCCGCCTCTCCTACACGGTCGGCGACGGGACCGTGGAGTTCGTCCAGGACGGCGCCACGGTCCGGGTGATCCCCCGTGAACTGGGTGAACTGGCCCTGCTGCGCGGCTACGACGACGTGGACGTCCTCACCGCCATCGCGGGACGGTGCGTCCAGCGCGACTTCCGTGCCGGTGAGACGCTGGTCGAGCGCGGCGCCCCCGCGGACCAGCTCCACCTGATCGCCCACGGCCGCATCAGCCAGACCTCCGAGGGCGGTTACGGCGACGAGGTCGAACTGGACGTACTCGCCGACGGCGACCAGTTCGGCGAGCACGTGCTCCTGGACGAGGACGCCCGGTGGGAGGTGACCGCCACCGCGGAGACCTCGGGCACCCTGCTCACCCTGTCGCGCGCGGACTTCGCGGCCGTCCGGTCCACGGCGCCCGGCCTGCGCGACCACCTCGAAGAGTTCACCTCACGCTCCCAGCGCCGGCAGAACCACCGCGGCGAGGCGGAGATCGCGATGTCGGCGGGCCACGTCGGCGAGCACGCGCTGCCCGGCGCGTTCGTCGACTACGAACTGAAGCCGCGCGAGTACGAGCTCTCGGTCGCGCAGACCATCCTGCGGATCCACACCAGGGTCGCCGACCTCTACAACGGCCCGATGAACCAGACCAAGGAGCAACTCCGGCTGACCATCGAGGCGTTGCGCGAGCGCCAGGAGCACGAGCTGGTCAACAACCGGGAGTTCGGCCTGCTCCACAACGCCGACTTCAAGCAGCGGCTCCAGCCGCACTCGGGACCGCCGACCCCCGACGACCTGGACGAGCTGCTCTGCAGGCGCCGCGGCTCCAAGTTCTTCCTCGCGCACCCCAAGACCATCGCGGCGATCGGGCGCGAGTTCAACGCGCGCGGCCTCTATCCGGACCACGTCGACCTCGGCGGCCAGCAGGTCCCCGCCTGGCGCGGGGTGCCGATCCTGCCGTGCGGCAAGATCCCGATCACGGAGGAGAAGACCAGCTCGATCCTCTGCATGCGTACGGGCGAGGAGAACCAGGGCGTCATCGGTCTGCATCAGACCGGCCTGCCCGACGAGTACGAGCCGGGTCTCTCCGTCCGGTTCATGGGCCTCAACGAGCAGGCGATCACCTCCTACCTCGTCAGCACCTACTACTCGGCCGCCATCCTCGTGCCGGACGCGGTCGGTGTCCTTGAGAACGTGCAGATCGCCCGCTGGCCCAGGTAG
- a CDS encoding FAD-dependent oxidoreductase yields the protein MAKIQHSSSPGTRWDRAVVIGGGYAGLVTARVLADHFTEVLVLERDPVDSDTGVHPHVPQGYHAHALLARGGDALEGLFPGLRAELAELGAPVFDYGERISFLLPSGYAPTGKVGVPVQTFTRDELERRLRQRVLDLPSVRLLAATRCETVTSSAPGRLDRVRYRTDGADASGDGTAESTEITADLVVDASGRTTKVDGWLGEARLPVSAKSAIKAKITYTSACYERPPQDQLDFDVAYQMAFAPDVPRGGVILAVEHHRWMCSLFGVDDHVPPTDDDGYLDFAQSLGNPRLAEQIKRGTRQGEIHRYTNPGDEWRLHHKNARWPERLIAVGDALCVFNPVYGQGLTVAALEAKLLDGLLRRRRAEASGLDGLSRAYLRAAARVIQVPWTMATSSDLMWSPEGQPLSARFAHWYNRHVFALAVRDQDVWARFVRVLNMTAPPTLLFRPRVLGAVLRRALTRRSGG from the coding sequence ATGGCCAAGATCCAGCACAGTTCGTCACCCGGCACCCGCTGGGACCGGGCCGTCGTCATCGGCGGCGGGTACGCGGGGCTCGTCACCGCGAGAGTCCTCGCCGACCACTTCACCGAGGTGCTCGTCCTGGAGCGCGACCCGGTGGACTCGGACACCGGGGTCCACCCCCACGTACCGCAGGGCTACCACGCGCACGCGCTGCTCGCCCGGGGCGGTGACGCGCTTGAGGGCCTCTTCCCGGGGCTGCGCGCCGAACTCGCTGAGCTCGGCGCGCCCGTGTTCGACTACGGCGAGCGGATCAGCTTCCTGCTGCCGAGCGGCTACGCGCCGACCGGCAAGGTCGGTGTTCCCGTGCAGACCTTCACCCGCGACGAGCTCGAACGGCGGCTGCGCCAGCGGGTGTTGGACCTGCCTTCCGTACGCCTGCTCGCGGCGACCCGCTGCGAGACGGTGACGTCGAGCGCCCCCGGCAGGCTCGACCGGGTCCGCTACCGCACGGACGGCGCCGACGCGTCGGGCGACGGCACCGCCGAGTCGACGGAGATCACCGCGGACCTGGTGGTCGACGCCTCGGGCCGCACCACGAAGGTCGACGGCTGGCTCGGCGAGGCGCGCCTCCCGGTGTCCGCCAAGTCCGCGATCAAAGCGAAGATCACCTACACCTCGGCGTGCTACGAACGCCCGCCGCAGGACCAGCTGGACTTCGACGTCGCCTACCAGATGGCCTTCGCGCCCGACGTACCGCGCGGCGGAGTGATCCTCGCCGTGGAGCACCATCGCTGGATGTGCTCGCTGTTCGGCGTGGACGACCACGTGCCGCCCACCGACGACGACGGCTACCTCGACTTCGCCCAGAGCCTCGGCAACCCCCGCCTCGCCGAACAGATCAAGCGCGGCACCCGGCAGGGGGAGATCCACCGCTACACCAACCCCGGCGACGAGTGGCGCCTGCACCACAAGAACGCCCGCTGGCCCGAACGCCTGATCGCGGTCGGCGACGCGCTCTGCGTCTTCAACCCGGTGTACGGGCAAGGGCTGACGGTCGCCGCGCTCGAAGCGAAGCTGCTCGACGGCCTGCTGCGGCGCCGCAGGGCGGAGGCGTCCGGACTCGACGGACTCAGCCGCGCCTACCTGCGCGCGGCGGCCCGGGTCATCCAGGTCCCCTGGACCATGGCCACCAGCTCCGACCTCATGTGGTCACCCGAAGGCCAGCCGCTCTCCGCGCGCTTCGCCCACTGGTACAACCGCCATGTCTTCGCGCTGGCCGTGCGGGACCAGGACGTGTGGGCGCGGTTCGTCCGCGTCCTGAACATGACGGCCCCGCCCACACTGCTGTTCCGGCCGCGGGTGCTCGGCGCCGTGCTGCGCCGAGCACTCACACGCCGCTCGGGCGGGTAG
- a CDS encoding peptidase inhibitor family I36 protein has translation MRKARGIRRGIVGLVVAASAAATLSMGAGAAQASQTMDQKCDSANFCVYKDADYKGTHFEVETAIQDWRTAGDVTARLNDRDSSSYDNFNTLKYACIYKDPYYRGGMTIWMPKHSGRTHHYGNGDKGSSHKGVNTTC, from the coding sequence ATGCGGAAAGCCAGGGGGATACGACGAGGGATCGTCGGTCTGGTGGTGGCGGCCTCTGCCGCCGCGACCCTGTCCATGGGCGCCGGTGCGGCACAGGCGAGTCAGACCATGGACCAGAAGTGCGACTCCGCCAATTTCTGCGTCTACAAGGACGCGGATTACAAGGGCACGCACTTCGAGGTCGAGACGGCGATCCAGGATTGGCGCACGGCGGGAGACGTCACCGCCCGGCTCAACGACAGGGACTCCTCGTCGTACGACAACTTCAACACGCTGAAGTACGCGTGCATCTACAAGGACCCGTACTACAGGGGCGGCATGACGATCTGGATGCCGAAGCATTCGGGCCGCACCCACCACTACGGAAACGGCGACAAGGGTTCCAGCCACAAGGGTGTCAACACCACCTGCTGA
- a CDS encoding ABC transporter ATP-binding protein, which yields MTAPAVIDTRSVGRTYEAVSGPVRALDGVSFAVRAGELVAIIGPSGSGKSTLLNILGLLDRPGEGTYLLDGVDTAGLREKERTRLRAERIGFVFQAFHLVAHKSAGVNVVLPLVYNRAPRHERRRAAEQALDRVNLRHRMDALPHTLSGGEKQRVAIARATVHRPSLLLCDEPTGNLDTESTGMIMDHLAQLASEGLAVVVVTHDLTVAERADRVLRVKDGRLDRAEETCGR from the coding sequence ATGACGGCGCCCGCGGTGATCGACACGCGAAGCGTCGGACGGACGTACGAGGCGGTGTCGGGCCCTGTCCGCGCGCTCGACGGGGTGAGCTTCGCCGTCCGCGCCGGGGAGCTGGTGGCGATCATCGGCCCCTCAGGATCCGGGAAGTCGACGCTCCTCAACATTCTGGGACTGCTCGACCGGCCCGGCGAAGGGACCTACCTCCTGGACGGCGTCGACACCGCGGGCCTGCGGGAGAAGGAACGCACCCGCCTGCGGGCCGAGCGGATCGGCTTCGTCTTCCAGGCCTTCCACCTGGTCGCGCACAAGTCCGCCGGTGTCAATGTGGTGCTGCCCCTGGTCTACAACCGCGCCCCGCGCCACGAGCGCCGACGCGCCGCCGAACAAGCCCTGGACCGGGTCAACCTGAGGCACCGGATGGACGCGCTGCCGCACACCCTGTCCGGCGGCGAGAAGCAGCGGGTGGCCATCGCCCGCGCCACGGTGCACCGGCCCTCGCTGCTGCTGTGCGACGAACCCACCGGCAACCTGGACACCGAGTCCACCGGCATGATCATGGACCACCTCGCGCAGCTGGCCTCCGAGGGCCTCGCGGTCGTCGTGGTCACACACGACCTGACGGTCGCCGAGCGGGCGGACCGGGTGCTTCGCGTCAAGGACGGCAGGCTCGACCGGGCGGAGGAGACATGCGGACGTTGA
- a CDS encoding ABC transporter permease — protein MRTLRAARNRIVPWDKLRDIPAEAWGAIRGRRGRSALTLLGVAFGILTLVATIGLTGTAAAQVSARFNALQATSVSIQGFDDGAALSRAAVGRAARLNGVVAAGVVHTTRDTLPNVARTAGRAPSTGVDTPVLAADPGALRALRLKPVSGRLFDDVPEERRYRVALLGDVAARNLGVRAVDGRTTLFVAGKPYLLIGIVKTPDFDSQAPFSAILPSWTARTSETGIAFEAPKVLVRTRPGAAQQVGAEAKIALSPGRPDALLAQVPPDPKQLRAHVENDTRTLFLALAAVSLLIGAIGIGNTTLVAVLERRHEIGLRRAIGASRRSILSQFLFESGLLGLLGGLVGTVGGLDLTISIALAKGWTAALSPWLLVAGPLLGLAVGLTAGFYPALKAARLEPVAALAS, from the coding sequence ATGCGGACGTTGAGAGCCGCCCGGAACCGGATCGTGCCCTGGGACAAGCTCCGGGACATCCCGGCCGAGGCGTGGGGAGCGATCCGTGGCCGCCGCGGTCGCAGCGCCCTCACCCTGCTCGGTGTGGCGTTCGGCATCCTCACCCTGGTGGCGACCATCGGCCTCACCGGCACCGCCGCCGCGCAGGTGTCGGCGCGCTTCAACGCGCTGCAGGCCACCAGCGTGTCGATCCAGGGGTTCGACGACGGGGCCGCGTTGTCCCGGGCCGCCGTGGGCCGCGCCGCACGGCTCAACGGCGTCGTCGCCGCGGGAGTCGTCCACACCACGCGGGACACGCTGCCGAACGTCGCACGCACCGCGGGCCGCGCCCCCTCGACCGGGGTCGACACCCCGGTGCTCGCCGCCGACCCGGGAGCGCTCCGAGCGCTGCGTCTCAAGCCCGTTTCGGGTCGGCTGTTCGATGACGTGCCCGAGGAGCGGCGCTACCGGGTCGCCCTGCTCGGCGACGTCGCCGCCCGCAACCTCGGGGTGCGTGCGGTGGACGGCCGCACCACGCTCTTCGTCGCGGGCAAGCCGTACCTGCTCATCGGCATCGTCAAGACGCCCGACTTCGACTCGCAGGCGCCGTTCTCCGCGATCCTGCCGTCATGGACGGCCCGTACGTCCGAGACGGGCATCGCCTTCGAAGCGCCGAAGGTCCTCGTGCGGACCCGGCCGGGAGCGGCCCAGCAGGTGGGCGCCGAGGCCAAGATCGCTCTTTCGCCGGGCCGCCCCGACGCGTTGCTCGCCCAAGTGCCGCCCGATCCGAAGCAGTTGAGGGCCCATGTCGAGAACGACACCAGAACCCTCTTCCTCGCGCTCGCCGCGGTGTCCCTCCTGATCGGCGCGATCGGCATCGGCAACACCACGCTGGTCGCGGTCCTGGAACGGCGCCACGAGATAGGGCTGCGCAGGGCGATCGGTGCGTCGCGCCGCTCGATCCTCTCCCAATTCCTGTTCGAGAGTGGCCTGTTGGGTCTGCTCGGCGGTCTGGTCGGCACGGTCGGAGGCCTCGATCTGACCATCTCCATCGCCCTGGCGAAGGGCTGGACCGCCGCCCTCTCGCCCTGGCTGCTCGTCGCGGGCCCCCTGCTCGGTCTGGCCGTGGGCCTCACCGCCGGTTTCTACCCGGCGCTGAAGGCCGCACGCCTTGAACCGGTGGCGGCGCTCGCGTCGTAA
- a CDS encoding OsmC family protein translates to MADYRIETVRNGERDWTARNDRGAEVRIAAADNPGAQPSFTPVELLLAALGGCGGLVVDRTARTVEHDGLRIVVDSVSRPEDDGRVGVLRVAYEIDLPDGDGDGDSQGQAAEALERAIRLTHEKYCTVSRTVEHGARVEALGPDGSTLFAGG, encoded by the coding sequence ATGGCCGACTACCGCATCGAGACCGTACGCAATGGCGAACGCGACTGGACAGCCCGCAACGACCGCGGCGCCGAAGTCCGGATCGCCGCCGCCGACAACCCCGGGGCCCAGCCCTCCTTCACCCCCGTCGAGCTCCTTCTCGCCGCGCTCGGCGGCTGCGGCGGACTCGTCGTGGACCGCACCGCCCGCACCGTCGAACACGACGGACTGCGCATCGTCGTGGACTCGGTGTCCAGGCCCGAGGACGACGGCCGCGTCGGCGTCCTCAGGGTCGCCTACGAGATCGACCTGCCCGACGGCGACGGCGACGGCGACAGCCAGGGCCAGGCCGCCGAGGCGCTGGAGCGCGCCATCCGGCTGACCCACGAGAAGTACTGCACGGTCAGCCGGACCGTCGAGCACGGCGCGCGCGTGGAGGCGCTGGGACCCGACGGCAGCACGCTCTTCGCCGGGGGATGA